Genomic segment of Drosophila biarmipes strain raj3 chromosome 2L, RU_DBia_V1.1, whole genome shotgun sequence:
GCACGGGCAGCAGCTTGAAGACCATCAGGGTTTTCTGACCCCCCTGCGATCGCGTGGTGCCGTAGACCTTAACATAGTTGTTGACCATGACCTCGGGGGCCTTCAGCGCGTCGCCCTCCTCCAGCCAGTAGTGCGCATCGATCCTGCCACTGTGATCCTCCACGGTGTAGGTAATCTTCGTCGAGGAGGTCTCGACGTTGCGCACTATGCCCACCACACAGACCATGGCATATTGCATGCCGAACAGCTCGATGTTGCCCTCGGGGGCATCCACAACTTGCTTTATCACCAGTGGAACTATTCCCTGTGTTTGGTTACCCAAAGGCATGTATGGTTTGTGtaatatttgtgttttatgCACTCACCTCTCCCTTCTGATTGCTGGCTGCTCCAGTGGGCGCCGTTTGTGTGGCATTGAAATCTCCAACTAGAAATGCATTTaaacaattgtttttattatttttggaagTATGCGGCAGCTACTTACATGAATCGTTCATTTTGCCGGCTTTGTGTGGCTTGGAACTGCTTTTTTAAACGAATTTCACAATAGGGTGCCGGTAAACAACAAAACGCGCGAATTTAGAGCTGCAAGTGTGGCCGTAAGTGGAATTGGAAAGAATATCAAAGTGTTGGTATATACTAAAtacagaaataaatttaaatatttgaattctATTAATTATACTTAAGAGAACCACAATtgtaaagtttatttttaatttaagtgttaaatttattatttgtatttttaatggaatGCATGTAACTGTGAAATTATAAGCCCTTAGGTCTTTCTAAATATTCGAATCttcatttaatatataacttgGCACTTACAGTCCCTATGGAACTCATTCTTCCTGAGATGGTTAACACAATTCATCGCTTAATACTTCTAAATTTGTAAGCATAGGCATGGCTTTTTTAAATACTGGAATGCAATTTATATTACTAACGGTCCCTCTTCTTTTTTGGTTTAATTTCAACGTTGGCTGAAGGACAAATATTCTTGTTTAGACATCCTCCGCAATTAGGTTTCACTGGGGTGCAAATGGTTTGACCGAATCCAACGAATAGGTGATTAACCTCCGACCAGAGATCAAAAGGCAGCCACTTCTCCAACGCGATTCGGGTTTGCTCCGGCTCCTTTGTGGGCTTCGGTACCCAACCCAATCTATTTGACAGGCGATGCACGTGGACGTCCACTCCGATTCCGGTGATCTTATTCCAGGCCACCGCCATACATATATGGGCCATCTTGGGCCCAACTCCTGGAAGAGCCACGAGGTCCTTGAGATTATCCGGAATATCTGAATCATACTTGTCCATTAGTATCTCCACAGTTTGCTTGAGGTATTTGGCTTTGTTCTGCAATGGATGGGTGTAGGATAATCAgttcatttaatttacaagTTTTTTGTTCTTACCTTATAAAAGGAAACGGGATGCAGTAAGTTCTCCAGTTCCGTCACGGGCATTTCCTTCAATTTGATTGGAGTTAGAGTTCGCTCCTTAAGGCGATTCATGGCTTCAAAAGTGGTTTGATCCTTGGTTTGACTGGACAACATCAGGGCTACTAGGTTTTGAAAGCGTTGGGTCTGCGAAATGACTATTATTTACAAGTTTCCATTAGTGGTCTCCTACTTGGCATACCTTTTCATCTGCTTTGGAGTCCGCGCAGCGATGGCATCCCATGGTGTCCACAGGAGCAGTTTTAGAGTTTCTCATGATGCgtatattttccaaatgaCTATACCATAAGGAATGCGGTGCTTGTACTTCCTGGTATAAATTTGGATCCACTTGGGGCTCCAGTTCTGTCTTAATGCTATTTAAAACCTCTTGACTCTCTATCACATGCAGTTCCTGCTTTATTTGCGGTACCATTTCCTTCTTGATCTTTTCAATCCTTAGGGGAGAATCTGCCGCTTGCACCACTTTACACTTGACTACAGTTGCGGAACCCATTTGAATTTTGGTTACCGCATGATCTtccttcttatttatttttggtggaACTCGAGTTGGAGATAAGGGCTCCTTTTTAAGGGCCTCCAATTTTAGGGACTCTCCCTTAAAGAGACGCTGCTTGCGGGTTCGTATCCGAGAGAAGTAGATGGAGGTACTTGATCCTGCCCCACCGACCAGATCCTCAATATCCTGTACGTTTAGAAACTGCGTCGTtacttattattaaataataatactgtGAGCAACTTACTCTCACATTATCCGCCCTATTCTGTCGGTTAATTATCTCTGCGGGCTTTATCACATCTCCCCGTTTGGCCAGCTTGTTGGCCAAGGATGGTTTATTCAAGTTTTTGGCCATAATTAATGTAAATTCTGTGCTCCTCACACTCTCatgtttgtttactttttgaaccTATCGATTTTGATACCAAAACAAAGGCTATTTGAAGGAACGGTCACACTTTAATGAAATGCGCggtcaaatttaaaaattagaaataGGAAACATATAGTATTAAGGTAaccattaaattttattattaaaaacggcgtaacatttaaaatagcttAAAAGTATGTATAAAACTTGTTGAGTTTCTTATTATGTTTTAAACTAAATTGTTTTTGTAATACGTATGTATATAAGGTTCTCATCATTGTAAACAATATAAAATGTACAAATCTTTTAAGGATGGCATTCACTCCGATAGCAGTTTACTTTCGTGGGcctgaaaacaaaaaattagcgAAAAAGTATATAATTGTAATGGTTTCCACGCACCTGATGTGCCATCTTCAGAAGGTGCTCGAAACTGGACCGACCCGTCTGCAAGACCATTCCGTAAAATACCTTGCTCCAGGATTGTGTCAAAAGTTCATAGGGGGAACCAAACTCAACCAGCTTGCCGGCATCCAAAACCATTACCTTATCCGAATCTATGATCGTATTCAACCTGTGGGCTATGGTTAGCACAGTGCAGTTTTTGAACTTGCGGCGAATGGTGGACTGTATAAGGGCGTCCGTTTGAGGGTCAACGTTTGCCGTGGCCTCGTCCATCACAAGGATGCTATTCTCGCGGAGAATTGCCCTGGCCAAACAGACCAGTTGCCTTTGTCCCACACTGTAGTTGGCACCCCCTTCGGCGATCATACTCTCAAGACCCTTCGGCAACTCGGACACCTCCTTTTTAAGGTGAACCTAAGAAAAGAGATTGTTAATGTAAAGAGAGAGCTAAACTACCGGCATCGGAATCTCACCTCCTCTAGGGCCTCCCACAACTTGTCGTCAGGATATTGCTCGAAGGGATCCAGATTATAGCGCATGGTGCCGGAAAATAGTACTGGTTCCTGGGGTATTATGGAGATCTTGCTGCGCAAATCGTGTAGTCCAATTTCGGCTATATCCCTGCCATCTATCACCATGGACCCGTCGTTGTAGGACAATCTAAAGAGGGCATTTATAAGGGAGGATTTACCGGCACCCGTTCTTCCCACTATGCCAATCTTCTCGCGTGGTTGAATAACGAAATCTAGTGACTTTAAAACCGGATCCGCCTTGGGATCGGGATTGTATCGCAGACTAAGTTCATCCGCTTTAATTTCTCCCTCCTGTGGCCAGCTCTTGGGTGGTTTATTTTCCTCTGGAGACTCGAAGTCGCCTTCTGATTCTAGGTTCCTGTATTCCAGCACTCTTTCCACGGACGTCATAGAATTCTCTAGCTCAGCGGATTGCCGCATGCCCCATTGCACAGTCCCAGTCATGGACATAGCTTGGGTGATGGCCAAACCGATTTGCCCGGGGTTGTCCAGCGGGGGATTGAAGTAGCTCATTATGGTTACCGATATGACATAGGCCACGCAAAACAGATCCAGATAGTAACCAAAAGCTCGATTGGTTGAGAGGAAAGTGTAATATCCTGAGCTGTGGAGATCCTGGTAGTTGTCGTATTCCCTGGTCAGTAGTTGCTGAGCACCCATAGCTCGGATGGTGGGAAGGCCGTTCAAAGTGGCACTAAAATGGGAATACATCGGTGACCTGGCCACGGCTTCCAATCTTTTCACATCCCTCGAAGTACTCAGATAGAACTTACGAAGATAGTGGAATGCCAGGAACATGGTCATGGTATTAACCAAATACCATGGGTTTGTGATGCACAGAACTCCTATAATTCCACTGATTGTTAGGAATATCTGAATGCAGTCGAGCATGACGGTGGGCAGTATTTCATCCACTTGTCCCAGATCCATGGAAAATCGATTGAGGATTCGGCCTGAGGGATTTGCGTGAAAGAAGTACAGGGCAGTGCGGGAAACACCTTGGAACATGGTGTTATGCAACTGGGTGGAGGAGTGCATCGCCATGCTGAAGAAGAGCAAGGTTCGGAGCAGTGCAAAGATCACGAGGGCTGTATTGATTCCACTGAAGATGTAGATGTCCAACCAAGAAGCGGAGTCGTTGTTTTTCACCCTGTGGATGGAGAGGCTTAAGGAGTGAAAATTAACAGCTTTTCTCAACTACTTACCAGTAAGAAAGGAAGTAGTCCCCTCCAGAAGCCAGGATTTGGGTGCCCAGGCAGAAGAAGGCTACCAGGAAAACCAGAAACCATCCAGAACCGGCGGAAAAATATTTCCCGTACATGCTCAATCCAATTTTTCCTTGGGATCGCTTTTCCTGAGCCGGTTGCCTTTCATCTTCGAATACAGACTCCGTACTGGACTCCACGGAGGTGACACTGTATCGACTAACACGACTACTTTGACGCGAGTAGTTTGACTTATCCGACTTGGCATCTCCCGATGCCTTCAGCTTATCCTCATCAGATTTTTCCTTCTCCTCCTGCGTCTCCCTAGCCAAAAGTTTGGCGAAATCCTGACCGCTCTTCAGCATTTCCTCATAGGTGCCAATGGCTGTTACTTTTCCCCTATCCATGATAACTATGAGGTCGGCGTGCTCCAGGAATTGCAGTTGATGGGTCACCAGGATCACTAGTTTGTCCCTGAGAAAACCGCGCATGCACTCCTCGAATAAATGGCGACCCACGTGGGTGTCCACGGCACTCAAAGGATCATCAAGAAGGTAGGTGTCTGCCTGCCGGTAGACAGCTCTTGCCAAACTGATCCTGGCTCTTTGACCCCCGGATAGGGAGGCTCCTCGTTCGCCCACAAAAGTGCGGTCTCCCTGAAGCAGTTCAAAGTCTCTTTCCAAAGCGCACTTCTTGACGACAGTACGATATCGCAGCTTGTCCATGGGTAAACCGAAAAGAATATTATCCCTTACCGAGGCGTTGAAAAGCCAGGGTTCTTGGGAGGCATAGGAAATCTTTCCCTCGACCTTAAGCTTTCCAGACTCGCCAGGAAGTTCTCCCAGTATAGCTTGAATTAGGCTTGATTTTCCAGAGCCGACAGGTCCTATAACAGCTACCAATTGCGGTGGCTTCAGACTGATGTTTATATTATCCAAAACGGGCTCAACGTGATCCCGGTTCCAGCGCGCTCGAAAGGATTTCAGTTCCACTAGTGGTTCCTCTTTGAAAAGCGGATTTATATGTCCTCCCTCAAGTTGCGGAACTGCAGATTCGTCTCTCATCATAAAGACCTTGATTCTCCTAAGGGTAACCAGTATCTCCGCAAATTGGGACATTCCACTCGGGAAGAACTTGGCCACTGTGCGTCGCAGGATATTGTAGAAGGCGGTTACGGAGAAAGCCCTCTCCGCAGTCAGTTCTCCGCCCATCAGGACAAAGCCCAGCAGGCTCACGAAGATCGCAATCCTGCCCAGAGTAATCTCGAACGATAGAAGCGTACCGCGGATGTAGTTCACCTTGCGAATGGAGCTCATTTCACTGCGCCGAAGGCTCTCGATTAGCTTTCCAAACGGCTTCTCCCAGGTGTACATTTTGATCACCTGGATGCCTGATATAATCTCATTCATCATCCTAACCCTCTGGTCGGTTCTCAGGGCTGTTTGCAGTCTCAGCCTCGAAGTGAGTCGGCTCAAAAGGGTTTGAACCGGAAGGTATAGAAGTAATATCCCGATTCCGGAAAGAGAGGCTATTCCTATTTGTTGGTATAGGAAGTACGAAGAAATGAGCAACTCCAGCGGTCCCAGCCACAGGAAGTGGAAGTGTATTAGGGCCCGATCGAAGCGGCCCAGGTCGTTGGATAAGAGGTTAACCACTTGACCCGTCGTTGTATCTCCCAGGGCAGTGCGACTTAGTCGAAGGGCCTTTCGATATATAGCCGTACTCACTGCCACTCTCATTTTCATGGCCAGAtgctacaaaaaatatataatagcAAATTGGCGATTAAGGAAATACGTATGTTAGTTCTCAATAAACTCACCATCATACCCATCATAAGGGGATGAAACATTAGAACTGAAAACAGTATAGTCAAAATCAGGGTTAATCCATAAATTTGAGCCCATATTCCATCTCCATTTCCGCTCCTGGTAAATTCGGATATGAGAGCTCCCAGAACAAGGGGTAAGGTAGCTCTGTTAGAAGGAAATTTGAAAACAATGAGGAACGTATTATATCAAcataatatattattcaaaCCTCGTTCCCAATTCCAGAGCTCCACAAAGTATACCCGATACGAACAGTTTCCATCCAAATACCTTTAATATAACCTTTAAAATGCTTGGCTCCTTTTTCGGCTTATCCCGACAGGACTTGACTTCTGCCTGCCAAGTCTCAAAGAACCTATCTCCCAGAGTATCCGCTTTGTGCCCTTTTAAAGTCGTATACAGGTCGGTGGGCTCTAGATTCTTTTTTCTGCCCTTGAAAAGAATGGGCAACGCGAAGCTGTGAGTGGAAGACACAATAttagtaaatattattataattgtaaGCATAGCTGTGCGTTTGCTCAACCCACTGCCattaaagtttatataaaCACTAGAAGCAGAAGTGACAGACGTGATCTTTCTGCCCCTCTTATCTGCTGATAAGGGTATATTTTTACAACACTTGGATCCCAGATCCATTAATACATACCAGAACATTAAAACGGAGAAAATCCCCGCAGATTCCCGCGGATTTTTGGGCAGTCTATTGGcctgcatttttatactttatatcattaaaattaatcaatagttttttttaagtaacttTGGGTTAGTTTGATATAATTTTACGGACTTGATTGGTTCCAAATAGATACGTTAAATTatctttaaaaactaaaactttccgttgaacaatttaaaaaatgttagataAAAGCGTCCGTGGGGTTTCGCTTTTCAACTTGTTCTGGTCCATATTTAAGTGCCTCCCACCGAGTGATAAAACTCACGGAAGTTTTCTCACCTGGATGACGTAGCTTATCTCGGAAATAATCTGGGTAGTTTATGTTGCTAACAAAGGGAAAATCTTCTATATTTAGCATTCGAGTTGTAAAAGTTTTAATAGTAAGTActtactttcttttatttaatatacaaaatatttcccttactattaaattagttaaaggattaaagaaattacaacaaatacttttatttcataagattttgtaatatttttattaggaTAGATAAGCATCCAATAAAGATAACTCTACTGCAAAccttaaaatagattttaattATCATCAAGGTTTTCTTtagaaaaataagaacgaTTCGTTACTTTTTTCCATGTTTTTAGCATCTCTAATAGAGGGACGTGCACTTGCCTAAGTATATCGTTAACATTCTTTAATTAGCCATAAAACAAGACTAACAACAGTATACGCAAATTATTAGTTGTAactatacattttttggtatgCCAATAaccaatttaatttgtattgtATACTTagtttgaataaatttaaatcaaaatgaattACTTTACATAAATCAAAGATCCTATGGGAGCCATAAGATAAGATTTTATGACtattagaatatttttattgtacttataaatatatcaCTGCTCTTCACACTTCTGAGCAATATTATCTTTGTTGTGCCATCTGTGTGTCAAATTTATTGCAGCATCTTCTTATGTGTCCGTATTAATATTCCTGCAAATATAGTTTAATCCTCCCCTGCATGCTGTCCccttaataaaacaaatcaaaatgattttttgcgtctttaaatatttgttaattaaGCCATCCATCATCCTCAGCGTGTGTGTGCCGCGCTAtcaataagcaaataaaaattaactaaCAAATTGAAAGACACACAAGTTTCAGTCGGATGCAGCTGGTCACGAACTGCACTTTTTTCACatgaaaataaacataaatgtgTGTGCATATTTTATCGtgtatttacataaaataagcGACCACAAGGTTTAATTAACCGCAAAAGTGGCAGGGAAAATGCAACAAAAAAACGACACAgagaaggaaaagaaaaagggaattttcaaaataaaaagcgaTATGTGAGCTAATACGAAACGCAAACATGAAGAAAAAGAACCAGAGAAATAGATATGCGGACGGCGTGTATTGGCATTAAGCGGAGTAATAAGGTAAATATATGTTCAGCTCTGaaaacacacagatacacacccaTACAGGGACGCACTGGAATGTAAGTCCGGgcaaataaacatatttatctGTATGACAACTCGCTGAAGTGACCCTGCCAACGAAAGTAAAGTAAAGACAACTGTTCCCGGCTGAATCGAATCGGATTGAAGGAATTAGTCTAGAGGAAGAAGGATGCGAAACCTGAAATACCCTTGTATTAAATTCAGGAATTTTTTATcagaaagaaattataaattgttaAGAGAAAAGTCTTTTAATCTCCTGAAATGGTAaaggatatttaaaaaattgtgttgcatacttttgtgcAACTTATtagttgttttaaaaataccccCCCTTTTATTATCACTG
This window contains:
- the LOC108033387 gene encoding replication protein A 32 kDa subunit, with the protein product MNDSFGDFNATQTAPTGAASNQKGEGIVPLVIKQVVDAPEGNIELFGMQYAMVCVVGIVRNVETSSTKITYTVEDHSGRIDAHYWLEEGDALKAPEVMVNNYVKVYGTTRSQGGQKTLMVFKLLPVLDPNEVCTHLLEVLNARYRAEDYKNKGGSGAVASSGSGSIADFTTSQSSAIVSGLDPKQQAVFQAIKSNVSEEGISRKELKAKFSHISDSELTNILDFMISEGHIYSSIDADHFICTM
- the LOC108033350 gene encoding endonuclease III-like protein 1, with amino-acid sequence MAKNLNKPSLANKLAKRGDVIKPAEIINRQNRADNVRDIEDLVGGAGSSTSIYFSRIRTRKQRLFKGESLKLEALKKEPLSPTRVPPKINKKEDHAVTKIQMGSATVVKCKVVQAADSPLRIEKIKKEMVPQIKQELHVIESQEVLNSIKTELEPQVDPNLYQEVQAPHSLWYSHLENIRIMRNSKTAPVDTMGCHRCADSKADEKTQRFQNLVALMLSSQTKDQTTFEAMNRLKERTLTPIKLKEMPVTELENLLHPVSFYKNKAKYLKQTVEILMDKYDSDIPDNLKDLVALPGVGPKMAHICMAVAWNKITGIGVDVHVHRLSNRLGWVPKPTKEPEQTRIALEKWLPFDLWSEVNHLFVGFGQTICTPVKPNCGGCLNKNICPSANVEIKPKKKRDR
- the LOC108034268 gene encoding probable multidrug resistance-associated protein lethal(2)03659; translated protein: MQANRLPKNPRESAGIFSVLMFCFALPILFKGRKKNLEPTDLYTTLKGHKADTLGDRFFETWQAEVKSCRDKPKKEPSILKVILKVFGWKLFVSGILCGALELGTRATLPLVLGALISEFTRSGNGDGIWAQIYGLTLILTILFSVLMFHPLMMGMMHLAMKMRVAVSTAIYRKALRLSRTALGDTTTGQVVNLLSNDLGRFDRALIHFHFLWLGPLELLISSYFLYQQIGIASLSGIGILLLYLPVQTLLSRLTSRLRLQTALRTDQRVRMMNEIISGIQVIKMYTWEKPFGKLIESLRRSEMSSIRKVNYIRGTLLSFEITLGRIAIFVSLLGFVLMGGELTAERAFSVTAFYNILRRTVAKFFPSGMSQFAEILVTLRRIKVFMMRDESAVPQLEGGHINPLFKEEPLVELKSFRARWNRDHVEPVLDNINISLKPPQLVAVIGPVGSGKSSLIQAILGELPGESGKLKVEGKISYASQEPWLFNASVRDNILFGLPMDKLRYRTVVKKCALERDFELLQGDRTFVGERGASLSGGQRARISLARAVYRQADTYLLDDPLSAVDTHVGRHLFEECMRGFLRDKLVILVTHQLQFLEHADLIVIMDRGKVTAIGTYEEMLKSGQDFAKLLARETQEEKEKSDEDKLKASGDAKSDKSNYSRQSSRVSRYSVTSVESSTESVFEDERQPAQEKRSQGKIGLSMYGKYFSAGSGWFLVFLVAFFCLGTQILASGGDYFLSYWVKNNDSASWLDIYIFSGINTALVIFALLRTLLFFSMAMHSSTQLHNTMFQGVSRTALYFFHANPSGRILNRFSMDLGQVDEILPTVMLDCIQIFLTISGIIGVLCITNPWYLVNTMTMFLAFHYLRKFYLSTSRDVKRLEAVARSPMYSHFSATLNGLPTIRAMGAQQLLTREYDNYQDLHSSGYYTFLSTNRAFGYYLDLFCVAYVISVTIMSYFNPPLDNPGQIGLAITQAMSMTGTVQWGMRQSAELENSMTSVERVLEYRNLESEGDFESPEENKPPKSWPQEGEIKADELSLRYNPDPKADPVLKSLDFVIQPREKIGIVGRTGAGKSSLINALFRLSYNDGSMVIDGRDIAEIGLHDLRSKISIIPQEPVLFSGTMRYNLDPFEQYPDDKLWEALEEVHLKKEVSELPKGLESMIAEGGANYSVGQRQLVCLARAILRENSILVMDEATANVDPQTDALIQSTIRRKFKNCTVLTIAHRLNTIIDSDKVMVLDAGKLVEFGSPYELLTQSWSKVFYGMVLQTGRSSFEHLLKMAHQAHESKLLSE